AGGATGCCGTAGTCGTTGTCGACGGCACGGTCCGCCGCCACGCTCACCGAGGCGCGCAGCTCCTGACCGGGCAGCACATCGACCCGGTACCAGCGGTGCTCGCCGATCTCCTGGCGGTCGGTGTAGAGGCCCGGCTCCAGCTTGGGCGCGGCGGAGCAGCTGTCGGCCCCCTCGGTGGCGACGGGGGTGACGACCGGCTCGGCGGCCCGGTCCACCAGCTGCTTCACCCGGCGCGAGAGGTCGTCCTTGTGCTGGACGGCGGTGTACGTGCCTCCGGTGGCCTCCGCGATGCAGGTGAGCTGCTGGCGGATCTTGGCGTTGGGCACCAGGCCGAGGGTGTCGATGACCAGGTGGGTGCCGCGCGCGGCGATCTCGCGGGCCACCTCGCACGGGTCGAGAGGTCCGCAGGTGTCCTCGCCGTCGGTGATGAGGACGATCCGGCGGGTGGCCTCACCGCCTTCGAGGTCGTCGGCCGCACCGAGCAGCGCGGGGCCGATCGGGGTCCAGCCGGTGGGGGCGAGGGTGGCGACGGCGGTCTTGGCCTCGGTACGGTCCAGCGGGCCGACCGGGTAGAGCTGCTCGGTGTCCTTGCAGCCGACCTTGCGGTCGTCCCCCGGATAGTCGGCGCCCAGGGTGCGGATGCCGAGGTGGACCCCCTCGGGCACCGCGTCCAGGACGTCGTTGAACGCCTGCTTGGCGGCGGTCATCCGGGACTGGCCGTCGATGTCGCGGGTGCGCATGGAGCCGCTCACGTCGAGGACCAACTCGACCTTGGGGGCGGGTGCGGCCGGTGGTTCGTCGGCGGCTGCGGGGAGCACGGAGCCGAGCCCGGCGGCCAGGGTGGCCAGCGCTATGCACACCCCGGTCGTCAGCCGATTTCTTGTGATCATCGCCGGATCCTATGGAAAATCAGTTCGCATTCCCAACCGGGGTCGTCGGCGACCGCCCCAGGCTCATCCGTCAGCCGCCGAGCAGCGGCTCCGAGGCCCGGTCCAGCACCGAGGTGACCCGCTGCCAGGTCTCCATGTCCCGCTCCTGGGGGTCGAGTTGACTGCCCGTATCACCCGCGCCCCAGGAGGTCGCCAGCGCCACCGGATCCCCGCCGCCCGCCGCCGACGCGGCGAGCGCGGCCGCGCCCAGGGCCACCAGTTCGCCGCCCGCCGGGATGACGACCGGGCGGCCCGAGAGCCGGCGCACCGTCTCCACCCAGCTCCGCCCCTGCGCCCCGCCGCCGATCAGCCGCAGCGGGCGGGCGGCGACCTCGGGGGCGTCGGGGTCCAGGCCGCAGGCCCGTAGCAACGTGTCCAGGGCGCGCAGCACGGTCACGGCCGCGCCTTCGTAGGCGGCGCCGAGGAGTTGCTGCGGGGTGGTGTCGTGGCGCAGGCCGGTGAGGAGCCCGGATGCGGTGGGCAGGTCGGGGGTGCGTTCGCCGTCGAGGTAGGGGAGGAGCACGGCTTCGCCGCCGGGGACCGTGTCCTCGCGGTGCAGGCCGAGCAGGGAAGCCACCTTGTCCACGGCGAGCGTGCAGTTGAGGGTGCAGGCCAGGGGGAGGTACGTGCCGTCGGCGGCGGCGAATCCGGAGAGTTCCGGGGCGGTGGAGCGGGTGCGGGAGGCCGCGAAGACGACGCCGGAG
This DNA window, taken from Streptomyces griseus subsp. griseus, encodes the following:
- a CDS encoding VWA domain-containing protein, yielding MITRNRLTTGVCIALATLAAGLGSVLPAAADEPPAAPAPKVELVLDVSGSMRTRDIDGQSRMTAAKQAFNDVLDAVPEGVHLGIRTLGADYPGDDRKVGCKDTEQLYPVGPLDRTEAKTAVATLAPTGWTPIGPALLGAADDLEGGEATRRIVLITDGEDTCGPLDPCEVAREIAARGTHLVIDTLGLVPNAKIRQQLTCIAEATGGTYTAVQHKDDLSRRVKQLVDRAAEPVVTPVATEGADSCSAAPKLEPGLYTDRQEIGEHRWYRVDVLPGQELRASVSVAADRAVDNDYGILLRAVTEAGREIVRGSESGTGRTDVISSGLRYPKAETEDGDDGSGKPAAEAVCLQLSHAFSAPASVKRTPGLPVELTVDLVDGPDQASDVAAFGLGRGWWLLGVLVLTGLVAGLLTGWITRWRIAVWRTN